In Phacochoerus africanus isolate WHEZ1 chromosome 14, ROS_Pafr_v1, whole genome shotgun sequence, one genomic interval encodes:
- the ASGR1 gene encoding asialoglycoprotein receptor 1: MTKEYQDLQHLDNEENDQQHRKGPPPQQSLFRRLCSGPCLLLISMGLSLLLLVVVCVIGSQNSKLQEELQALRETFSNLTASTDAKVKTLSMQGGNVGRKMKSLESQLEKQQQDLSEDHSSLLLHVKQFVSDLRSLSCQMAVLQGNGSERTCCPVNWVDYEGSCYWFSRSGKPWPEAEKYCQLENAHLVVVGSWEEQKFIQHHVGPVNSWIGLTDQSGPWKWVDGTDYESGFKNWRPEQPDDWYGHGLGGGEDCAHFTEDGGWNDDVCQRPYRWVCETQRDRDSGS; the protein is encoded by the exons ATGACAAAGGAATATCAAGATCTGCAGCATCTGGACAATGAGGAGAATGACCAGCAGCACAGAAAAG GGCCACCTCCTCAACAGTCACTCTTTCGGCGTCTCTGCTCGGGACCCTGCCTCCTCCTGATTTCCATGGGCCTTAGCCTCCTGCTGCTGGTAGTTGTCTGTGTGATCGGATCCCAGA ACTCCAAGCTGCAGGAGGAGCTGCAGGCCCTGAGAGAGACCTTCAGCAACCTCACTGCGAGCACAGACGCCAAGGTCAAGACCCTCAGCATGCAGG GAGGAAATGTGGGCAGAAAGATGAAGTCCCTGGAGTCCCAGCTGGAGAAACAGCAGCAGGACCTGAGTGAAG ATCACTCCAGCTTGCTGCTCCACGTGAAGCAGTTTGTGTCCGATCTGCGGAGCCTCAGCTGTCAGATGGCTGTCCTCCAGGGCAATG GCTCTGAAAGGACCTGCTGCCCGGTTAACTGGGTGGACTATGAAGGCAGCTGCTACTGGTTCTCCCGCTCTGGGAAGCCCTGGCCGGAGGCTGAGAAGTACTGCCAGCTGGAGAATGCCCACCTCGTGGTGGTGGGCTCCTGGGAGGAGCAG AAATTTATCCAGCACCACGTGGGCCCTGTGAACTCCTGGATCGGCCTCACTGATCAGAGCGGGCCCTGGAAGTGGGTGGATGGCACCGACTACGAGTCGGGCTTCAA GAACTGGAGACCCGAGCAGCCAGATGACTGGTACGGGCATGGGCTCGGGGGTGGCGAGGACTGTGCCCACTTTACGGAGGACGGCGGCTGGAACGATGACGTCTGCCAGAGGCCCTATCGCTGGGTGTGCGAGACACAGCGGGACAGGGACAGCGGCAGCTAG